GCTCCAGTCGGCCGGGCTGACGCTGAACACGATCACCGGCCTGCCCGCGTGGCTCGGCGGCGCGCTGGTGACCGCGATCGTGGTGGTCAACGTCCTCGGCGGCGGCATGCGGGCGATCACGCTGGTGCAGGCGTTCCAGTACTGGGGCAAGCTGTTCGCCATCGCCGCGCCCACGTTCGTGCTGTTCACGCTGTTCCTGACCGGGCCGGGCAGCGGCGCCCAGGCGGTCGACGACTCGGGCGTGCTGCGGTTCCACGACGACGTCGCGGTCACCACGGTCGACCCGGTGCGGGTGCAGGTCGAGCACGCGGTGCGGCTGTCCGCGACCGGCGAGGTCAACGGCGCGCCCGCCGACGGCGAGGTGTACTGGCCGGCCGGCGTGCACTCGGTCGGCGCGGAGACCGAGCTGCGGTTCACCGAGGGCTCGCCGGTGCCGGTGGTGCTGGGCTCGCCCACCGACAACGCCCGGTGGCTGCGGCCGCAGACCGAGGGCCTGAAGGGCCTGTTCGAGACCTACTCGCTGATCTTCGCGACGTTCCTGGGGACGATGGGCCTGCCGCACGTGCTGGTGCGGTTCTACACCAACCCCGACGGCCGGGCGGCGCGGCGGACCGCGCTGCACGTGCTGTACCTGCTGGGGCTGTTCTACCTGTTCCCGACCGTGCTCGGGGTGATCGCGCGCCAGTACCTGCCGCAGCTGCTGGTGACCGGCAAGACGGACGCGGCGGTGCTGCTGCTGCCGACCACCATGCAGCCCAACCTGCTGGGCCAGCTGCTGGGCGCGGTGGTGGCGGCCGGCGCGTTCGCGGCGTTCCTGTCCACGTCCTCGGGGCTGGTGGTGTCGGTCGCCGGGGTGGTGTCGACGGACATCCTGCCGGGGAAGGTGCGGGACTTCCGCTGGGCGACCGTGCTGACCGGCGCGGTGGCGATCGGCCTGGCGCTGCTGCTGCCGCGCTCGGACGCGTCGCTGACGGTGGCGATGTCGTTCGCGCTGGCCGCGTCGACGTTCTGCCCGCTGCTGCTGCTGGGCATCTGGTGGCGCGGGCTGACCTGGGTGGGCGCCATGGCGGGCATGGTCGTCGGCGGCGGGCTGGTGCTCGGGTCCCTGGTGGTGACGGTGGTCAGCTCCTACACCGGGGGGTGGGCGCCGTCGGTGTTCTCGCAGCCGGCGCTGCTGACCGTGCCGGTGGCGTTCCTGGCCATGGTCATGATCAGCAAGCTGACCGCGCGGCGCACCCCCGAGGACGTCAACCAGATCCTGCTGCGCTTCCACGCGCCCGACCCCCTGGGCTTCATGCGCGACCGCGACGTGCAGCGCTTCGGCACCACCGAGGAGAAGCTCCGCCTGGAGGAGGGCAAGCACCGGGGCCACCCGGCCCCCTGACCCCGCGAGTCCTCCACTCCGACACCGCGAGTCCTCCACCCCGACACCGCGAGTCGAACCTCCGGGCCCGTCGTGTCGAACCCTCGGGCCCGTCGTGTCGAACGTTCGCGACCCCCGAGTTCGACGTTCGGGAACCCCGAGTTCCGCGTTCCGGCCGCTCCCCGCACCCCCGTTCGGCGAGTAGCTTGTGAAGTGCGTCACCGGCACCCCGCTCTCCGACCGGGCCGTGGACGCCCCTCAGGGGCGGTAGCAGGGAGTTGTTGTAGATCTCGAACGGGTGAAGAAACACCCACCGATCCGGTTACCGGTGATTTCGATCACCCGAGTGGCAGTTCGTCTCAGCATCCCTACCGCTCATCGCATCACTCGACTGTTGAGCGCAAGTCCACGCCTGGGGTCTTTCAGGCGTGACCCACGTCTCCCTACGGTGCACGGCGAACCAGGAACGGACCAGGAGGCTTACGTGCCGTTCACACCGTCGTCAAGCACGCGAGGAGGGGACCGTGAGCACCTCTGAGCAGCACACCCCCACCGAGACCCAGCACGAGCACAACTGGGTCGAGGTGCAGGAAAGCCCTGAATTCCGCCAACTCCGCCGGCGGTTGCGCAACTTCGTGTTCCCGATGGCCGGCCTCTTCCTGGCCTGGTACCTGCTCTACGTGCTCCTCGCCGACTACGCCCACGACTTCATGTCGCAGAAGGTCGTCGGCAACATCAACGTGGGCCTGATCCTCGGCCTGCTCCAGTTCGTGTCGACGTTCGCCATCACCACGCTCTACGTGCGGCACGCCAACAAGAACCTCGACCCCACGGCCGAGAAGATCCGCGAAGAGCTGGAAGGGGGTCGTCGGTGAACAACAACGCCCTGCTGAACATCGGCATCTTCGCCGTTTTCGTCGTCGCCACCCTGGTCGTCGTCATCCGCGCGAGCCGCAACACCAAGACCGCGGCCGACTACCTGGCCGCCGGCCGCGCGTTCACCGGTCCCCAGAACGGCGTGGCGATCGCGGGCGACTACCTGTCCGCCGCGTCCTTCCTGGGCATCGCGGGCGCGATCGCGCTCAACGGCTACGACGGCTTCCTGTACTCCATCGGCTTCCTGGTCGCGTGGCTGGTCGCCCTGCTGCTGGTCGCGGAGCTGCTGCGCAACACCGGCAAGTACACGATGGGCGACGTCCTGAGCTTCCGCATGCGCCAGCGCCCCGTGCGCGCCGCGGCGGCGACGTCGACCATGGCCGTGTCCTTCTTCTACCTGCTGGCGCAGATGGCGGGCGCGGGCGGCCTGGTCGCCCTGCTGCTGGGCATCACCGGCAAGCTCGGCCAGGCGGTCGTGATCGCCATCGTCGGCGCGCTGATGATCGCCTACGTCCTCATCGGCGGCATGAAGGGCACCACCTGGGTGCAGATCATCAAGGCGGTGCTGCTGATCATCGGCGCCGGCGTGATGACCCTGTGGGTGCTCGGCAAGTTCGGCCTGAACCTGTCCAGCCTGCTCGGCGCGGCCGTGGACAACGCGCCGAAGGCCGGCGAGCGGCTGCTCGGCCCGGGCCTGCAGTACGGCGCGACCGGCACGTCGAAGCTGGACTTCCTGTCGCTGGCCCTCGCGCTGGTGCTCGGCACGGCCGGCCTGCCGCACATCCTGATGCGCTTCTACACCGTGCCGACCGCCAAGGAGGCCCGCCGCTCGGTGGTCTGGGCGATCTGGCTGATCGGCCTGTTCTACCTGTTCACGCTGGTCCTGGGCTACGGCGCGGCGGCGCTGGTCGGCCCCGAGAAGATCAACGCGGCGCCCGGCAAGGCGAACTCGGCGGCTCCGCTGCTCGCCGAGGCACTGGGCGGGCCGCTGCTGCTGGGCCTGATCGCGGCGGTCGCGTTCGCCACGATCCTCGCCGTGGTGGCGGGCCTGACGATCACGGCGTCGGCGTCGTTCGCGCACGACATCTACGCCAACATCATCAAGAAGGGCGCGGCGGAGGACAAGGACGCCGAGGTCAAGGTCGCGCGGCGCACGGCGATCGTGATCGGCATCGTGTCGATCCTCGGCGGCATCGCGGCCAACGGCCAGAACATCGCGTTCCTGGTGGCCCTGGCGTTCGCGGTGGCGGCGTCGGCGAACCTGCCGACCATCCTCTACTCGCTGTTCTGGAAGCGGTTCAACACCTCCGGCGCCCTGTGGAGCATCTACGGCGGCCTCACGGTGACGATCACGCTGATCGTGCTGTCGCCCGCGGTCTCGGGCAAGCCGTCGTCGATGTTCCCGAACGCCGACTTCGACCTGTTCCCGCTGGCCAACCCGGGCATCGTGTCGATCCCGGTGGCGTTCGCGCTCGGCTACCTCGGCACGGTGCTGTCGAAGGAGCACGACCGCGACAAGTACGCCGAGATGGAGGTGCGGGCGCTCACCGGCGTCGGCGCCGAGAAGGCCGTCTCGCACTGATCCGCGCCAGGACCGCGCCGGCCGCCGCCCCCGTTCGTGGGATCGGCGGCCGGCGTGCTCTTAACCCCGTTTTATTACGTCCGTGGCAGCATGTTCCCCGTGACCGTTCCCAGCGTTGAAGTGTCCGAGGTGCCCGCGCGGCTCCCGGACGGCAAGGTGCTCCTCGACGTGCGCGAGCCCGACGAGTGGGCCGCGGGCCACGCCCCCGGTGCCCTGCACATCCCGATGAGCGAGCTGGCGGGCCGGCTCGGCGAGCTGCCCGCGGACGCCGACCTGTACGTCGTGTGCCGGGCGGGCGGCAGGTCCGCGCGGGTGGTGCAGTACCTGAACGCCAACGGCTGGGACGCCACCAACGTCGACGGCGGCATGCAGGTGTGGGCCGCGCAGGGCCGGCCGCTGGTCGCCGAGGTCGACGGCGCGGAGCCCGAGGTCATCTGACGTGGCGCTGAGGCCCCTGCGCGTGGACTGGGTGGCCACCCCGCCGCCCGGCGCCTACCCGCACCGCCGGCTGGGCGCCCCGCCCAGGCCCTACGCGGGTCCGCCGTCCTACCCGGTCCCGCCGCGCTGGGGCTTCCCGCTGCTGGCGTGGCGGTGGCCCACGTCGCTGGCGACCGCCGACGAGCGGCCCGCCGACGCGGTCGACCACGTCCAGCGGCTGTCCCGCACCGCCTCGCACGCGCTCGGCCTGGCCGCGCTCACCGCGCTGTGGGCGGCCGGCAGCGAGATCTGGCGCTACGTCCTGCTGCTGCTCAGCCGCTACGGCGCGCTCTCGGCGACGACGGTCGGCGTGTCGGACGCCATGGTCGTGTCCTCCGCCGTGGTCGCGCTGGTGGCGGGCGTCATGGCCCTGGTGTTCACGCTGCTGTGGCTGCGCCGGGCGCGCAACGCCGCCGCGTCGGCCGCGGGGTACGCCCCGTCGCGCTCGGACACCGAGGTGCTGGTCGGCCTGGTGGTGCCCGGGGTGAACCTGGTGGTGCCCGGCTCGGTGCTGGCCGAGCTGGAGCACGCGGCCCTGCGCCAACCGGTCACCGCCCGCCCCCGGCCGTCCCGGCTGCTGCGCTGGTGGTGGGGCCTGTGGGTGGGCACCGGCCTGGTCACCGCGTTCACCGCGGCCTGGTCGTTCCGGTCGAGCGTGCAGGCCATGGCGGACGGCGTGGTGCTGCACGCGGTCGCCGACCTGCTGGCCGCCGCCACGGCCGTCGTGACCGCCGTCGTGGTCCGCCGCGTCACCACGCTCCTGCTGCCGGTGGACCCGGCCGCGATCCGCCGGATGCGCGTGGTCGACGTCAAGGACGCCCCGCCCCCCGTGCTGCGCCCGACCCGCCCCTCCGGCTCCCCCCGCTGACCACCACCCGGCGTGTCCTGCGCCCAAGCCGCGCGTGTCATGCGCCCAGGACCGGCGTGTCCTGCGTCCAGGACCCCCGAGTTCGACGTCCGGCACGTCCGCGACCACTCCCGACGCCGTTCGCCGCCGGTCTGTTCAGCTCCCGTACTCCCCTCCGTCGAAAACGTCTGCCACCGTGGTCCCATGCGGGTACTCGCGGTGGCCCTGGTCCTGTCCCTGCTGGTGGCGGGGGTGGCGAACGCGCACCCCGGGAGGAAGGGGTTCGACCTCCAGGCGCACCGGGGTGGCATCGGCCTGACCGTCGAGGCCACGCTCGCCGCGTTCGCCAGGGCCCTCGAACTCGGCGTCACGACCCTCGAACTCGACGTGCAGATCACCGCGGACGGCCGCGAGGTGGTCACCCACGACCGCCGGACCAACCCGGCCAAGTGCCGCGACACCGCGCCCGCCACGCCCGGCGACCCGGACTTCCCCTACGTGGGCAAGTACGTCAAAGACCTGACGTTCGCGCAGGTCCGCACCCTGGACTGCGGTTCGCAGCGCCTGCCCCAGTACCCCGACCAGGAGCTGTCGCCGGGCGCGCGGATGCCGACGCTGGCCGAGGTGTTCGCGCTGGCCCGCCGCTACCGCGCGCACGGGGTGAAGTTCAACGTCGAGACGAAGGTCGAGGCCGCCGCGCCGCACGAGACCGCGCCGCGCGAGCAGTTCGTCGACGTCACCTACCGCGAGATCCGCAGGTCGGGCTTCTTCCACAACGTCACCGTCCAGTCCTTCGACTGGGGCACCCTGATGCTGTGGCGGGAGAAGGACCGCCGCGTCCCGCTGGTCGCCCTGACCCAGCCGGAGTTCCTGCGCCCGGGCTCGCCGTGGACGGGCGGCCTGGACCTGGCCGACTTCGGCGGCAGCGTGGTGCGGGCGGTGAAGAGCTTCGGCGCGTCCGCGCTGTCCCCGGTGCACGGCAACCCGCAGGGCGGCGGCGTCGGCGACCCCGGCTACGTCCCGTTCACCACGAAGGCCCTGGTCGACGAGGCCCACGCGCACGGCTTGAAGGTCATCCCCTGGACGGTCGACGACAAGGCCACCATGAACAAGCTGATCGACGACGGCGTGGACGGCCTCATCACCGACTACCCGGACCGGCTGCGCGAGGTCCTGGCCGAGCGCGGGTTCGAGCTGCCCAGGGCGTACCGGGCGCGCTGAGCGCCCGGTCATCGGCCGCCGGCGGACTACCCGTCGGTCAGGGGCAGTTCGTGCAGGCCGCGCATGACGAACTCCGCGCGCCGCCGGGGTTCGGCGGCCAGCCGCGCGCCCGGCAGCTTCCTGGTCAGCGCCGACAGGGCCGCCTGCACCTCGATCCGCGCCAGCGGCGCGCCCAGGCAGTAGTGGATGCCCGCGCCGAACCCCAGGTGCGGGTTGGGGTTGCGGCCGACGTCCAGCGCGTCGGGCGAGGCGAACACCCGCGGGTCGCGCGCCGCCGCGCCGAGCAGCGCGGCGATCTTGCGGCCCGGCTCCACCGCGTACCCGGCGATCTCCACGGGCTCGGTGGCGGTGCGCTCGAAGAGCTGGAGCGGCGAGTCGTAGCGGATGAGCTCCTCCACGGCCGTGGGCAGCAGCGCCGGCGAGCCGACCAGCCGCCGCCACTGGTCGGGGTGCTTCATCAGGGCGAGCACGCCGTTGCCGATGACGTTGACGGTGGCCTCGTGCCCGGCCATCAGCAGCAGCACCGCGGTGGCCACCAGCTC
This portion of the Saccharothrix syringae genome encodes:
- a CDS encoding DUF4328 domain-containing protein, with product MALRPLRVDWVATPPPGAYPHRRLGAPPRPYAGPPSYPVPPRWGFPLLAWRWPTSLATADERPADAVDHVQRLSRTASHALGLAALTALWAAGSEIWRYVLLLLSRYGALSATTVGVSDAMVVSSAVVALVAGVMALVFTLLWLRRARNAAASAAGYAPSRSDTEVLVGLVVPGVNLVVPGSVLAELEHAALRQPVTARPRPSRLLRWWWGLWVGTGLVTAFTAAWSFRSSVQAMADGVVLHAVADLLAAATAVVTAVVVRRVTTLLLPVDPAAIRRMRVVDVKDAPPPVLRPTRPSGSPR
- a CDS encoding glycerophosphodiester phosphodiesterase: MRVLAVALVLSLLVAGVANAHPGRKGFDLQAHRGGIGLTVEATLAAFARALELGVTTLELDVQITADGREVVTHDRRTNPAKCRDTAPATPGDPDFPYVGKYVKDLTFAQVRTLDCGSQRLPQYPDQELSPGARMPTLAEVFALARRYRAHGVKFNVETKVEAAAPHETAPREQFVDVTYREIRRSGFFHNVTVQSFDWGTLMLWREKDRRVPLVALTQPEFLRPGSPWTGGLDLADFGGSVVRAVKSFGASALSPVHGNPQGGGVGDPGYVPFTTKALVDEAHAHGLKVIPWTVDDKATMNKLIDDGVDGLITDYPDRLREVLAERGFELPRAYRAR
- a CDS encoding rhodanese-like domain-containing protein, encoding MFPVTVPSVEVSEVPARLPDGKVLLDVREPDEWAAGHAPGALHIPMSELAGRLGELPADADLYVVCRAGGRSARVVQYLNANGWDATNVDGGMQVWAAQGRPLVAEVDGAEPEVI
- a CDS encoding DUF485 domain-containing protein; translated protein: MSTSEQHTPTETQHEHNWVEVQESPEFRQLRRRLRNFVFPMAGLFLAWYLLYVLLADYAHDFMSQKVVGNINVGLILGLLQFVSTFAITTLYVRHANKNLDPTAEKIREELEGGRR
- a CDS encoding sodium/solute symporter, whose protein sequence is MIPNVWSLGLVVVVAVLTFLLGYVGSRRANTTPDFLVARRAVPATRNAAAISGEYLSAASFLGVAGLVLKDGIDALWYPIGFTAGYLAMMLFVAAPLRRSGAYTLPDFAEARLGSSNLRRFCTFFVICIGVLYLVPQLQSAGLTLNTITGLPAWLGGALVTAIVVVNVLGGGMRAITLVQAFQYWGKLFAIAAPTFVLFTLFLTGPGSGAQAVDDSGVLRFHDDVAVTTVDPVRVQVEHAVRLSATGEVNGAPADGEVYWPAGVHSVGAETELRFTEGSPVPVVLGSPTDNARWLRPQTEGLKGLFETYSLIFATFLGTMGLPHVLVRFYTNPDGRAARRTALHVLYLLGLFYLFPTVLGVIARQYLPQLLVTGKTDAAVLLLPTTMQPNLLGQLLGAVVAAGAFAAFLSTSSGLVVSVAGVVSTDILPGKVRDFRWATVLTGAVAIGLALLLPRSDASLTVAMSFALAASTFCPLLLLGIWWRGLTWVGAMAGMVVGGGLVLGSLVVTVVSSYTGGWAPSVFSQPALLTVPVAFLAMVMISKLTARRTPEDVNQILLRFHAPDPLGFMRDRDVQRFGTTEEKLRLEEGKHRGHPAP
- a CDS encoding solute symporter family protein produces the protein MNNNALLNIGIFAVFVVATLVVVIRASRNTKTAADYLAAGRAFTGPQNGVAIAGDYLSAASFLGIAGAIALNGYDGFLYSIGFLVAWLVALLLVAELLRNTGKYTMGDVLSFRMRQRPVRAAAATSTMAVSFFYLLAQMAGAGGLVALLLGITGKLGQAVVIAIVGALMIAYVLIGGMKGTTWVQIIKAVLLIIGAGVMTLWVLGKFGLNLSSLLGAAVDNAPKAGERLLGPGLQYGATGTSKLDFLSLALALVLGTAGLPHILMRFYTVPTAKEARRSVVWAIWLIGLFYLFTLVLGYGAAALVGPEKINAAPGKANSAAPLLAEALGGPLLLGLIAAVAFATILAVVAGLTITASASFAHDIYANIIKKGAAEDKDAEVKVARRTAIVIGIVSILGGIAANGQNIAFLVALAFAVAASANLPTILYSLFWKRFNTSGALWSIYGGLTVTITLIVLSPAVSGKPSSMFPNADFDLFPLANPGIVSIPVAFALGYLGTVLSKEHDRDKYAEMEVRALTGVGAEKAVSH